The following proteins are encoded in a genomic region of Arachis stenosperma cultivar V10309 chromosome 4, arast.V10309.gnm1.PFL2, whole genome shotgun sequence:
- the LOC130973733 gene encoding receptor-like protein kinase FERONIA isoform X2, with product MMILKSLGFCGWKTNESSSSKREYKTVIEELCHQFCMEDIRKATNNLDKKLLLVEATNNFWLYKGCVKYNGTSDYTITIKRGNPTKKKNEEDSTRSYMVKEIEVLCQLRHPNIISLIGFCDNENEIIAVYEYMANGSLDDYLTNRNNQPLSWKKRLEICIGVARALHYLHSGVKRVIIHRLINSSYILLDNNMMPKLAYFGHSLQGPLSTSKPKPIIDVLQDVCGRKDKDLLVKKANIFASLHFERTSEFWLRVLSRKRIPIEEMVDPDLNGKIAPECWDAVMNIAQRCIEYEADERPTMGEVELLLERALSLQQQADDITNTNAAHYTLSSTTYIYEGPSICIDANNIEDILSHQFSRADLALMTGNFDERKIIGKGSFGELYQGRVRLKRSNR from the exons ATGATGATATTGAAATCTTTGGGGTTTTGTGGTTGGAAGACGAATGAAAGTTCATCATCAAAGAGGGAGTATAAAACAGTAATAGAAGAGCTATGCCATCAATTTTGCATGGAAGATATTAGAAAAGCAACCAACAACTTGGACAAGAAACTTCTCCTTGTAGAAGCCACCAATAATTTTTGGTTGTACAAAGGTTGTGTCAAGTATAACGGTACAAGTGATTATACAATTACAATAAAACGCGGGAACCCtactaaaaagaaaaatgaggaGGATAGCACCCGTTCATATATGGTGAAGGAAATTGAGGTGCTATGTCAGCTTCGTCACCCAAATATAATCTCACTTATAGGCTTCTGCGACAATGAAAATGAAATCATTGCTGTGTACGAATACATGGCCAATGGATCACTTGATGATTACTTGACAAATAGGAATAACCAACCACTTTCATGGAAGAAAAGACTAGAGATCTGCATCGGAGTAGCACGTGCTCTACACTATCTTCACTCAGGAGTCAAGCGCGTTATCATTCATCGTCTTATAAATTCAAGTTATATTCTTTTGGATAACAATATGATGCCCAAACTTGCATATTTTGGACATTCCTTGCAAGGACCACTCTCTACCTCCAAGCCAAAACCAATTATAGATGTTCTTCAGg ATGTATGCGGCAGAAAGGACAAGGATTTGTTGGTCAAGAAGGCCAATATATTTGCAAGCCTACACTTCGAGAGGACGAGTGAATTCTGGTTAAGGGTGCTCTCACGTAAGAGGATCCCTATAGAAGAGATGGTTGATCCAGATCTTAACGGAAAGATTGCTCCCGAGTGTTGGGATGCAGTAATGAATATTGCTCAAAGATGCATAGAATATGAAGCAGATGAGCGACCAACAATGGGTGAAGTAGAGTTGTTGCTTGAGCGTGCTCTCTCATTGCAGCAACAAGCTGATGATATTACAAACACCAATGCTGCTCATTACACCTTATCCTCCACCACCTATATTTATGAGGGACCATCAATTTGTATTGATGCCAATAACATAGAGGATATACTAAGCCATCAATTTTCCCGAGCTGATCTTGCACTAATGACCGGAAATTTCGATGAGAGAAAAATAATTGGAAAAGGTAGTTTTGGGGAATTGTACCAAGGTCGTGTCAGACTTAAAAGGTCTAACAGATAA
- the LOC130976885 gene encoding receptor-like protein kinase FERONIA, with protein sequence MGFPFFSSLSCFGDSSQRVTNPSSSDPTLISTEPPSSIITELCHQFTLAEIQSVTRNFEKSLGESRFGIVHRGYVGNTSKPVAVKQYKKDSGFGFLEFKNEVVLLSQLHHPNLISLVGFCVERNELILVNELLPKGNLYHHLHGRNIHPLPWKRRLQICIGVARGLHYLHTGAKYTIIHRDIKTNNILLDDNWEPKISGLTLSKRVSLKSSKSLKRTESDIKGTYGYKDPEYERTGVLTEKSDVYSFGVVLLEVVSAKPPREIYREYLEDCNQSLESYAERNVDRFLKSKIEPDCWKIFVDITERCLLAEGRERPDMGEVEVELQHALQFQEEADRI encoded by the coding sequence atgggTTTTCCCTTCTTTTCAAGCTTGTCTTGTTTCGGTGACTCAAGTCAAAGGGTGACAAATCCATCTTCTTCTGATCCCACACTCATCTCAACAGAACCACCTTCATCTATCATAACTGAACTCTGCCATCAGTTTACACTTGCAGAGATACAATCAGTGACAAGAAACTTCGAAAAGTCTTTGGGAGAAAGCAGGTTTGGTATTGTTCACAGAGGCTATGTAGGAAATACTTCTAAACCGGTTGCAGTCAAGCAGTATAAGAAGGACTCAGGCTTTGGTTTCTTGGAGTTCAAGAATGAGGTTGTCTTGCTTTCGCAGCTGCACCACCCCAACCTCATCTCTTTGGTTGGGTTTTGCGTAGAAAGAAATGAGTTAATTCTTGTAAATGAGTTGCTTCCTAAGGGTAATCTTTATCATCATCTTCATGGTCGAAACATTCATccacttccatggaagaggagGCTACAGATTTGCATAGGCGTGGCGCGTGGACTTCATTATCTTCACACTGGAGCCAAGTATACTATCATTCACCGCGACATTAAGACAAATAACATTCTTTTGGATGATAACTGGGAGCCTAAAATTTCAGGTTTAACACTGTCCAAAAGAGTATCTCTTAAGAGCTCAAAGTCATTGAAAAGGACTGAGTCAGATATAAAAGGAACATATGGATATAAAGATCCAGAATATGAAAGAACTGGAGTGCTGACTGAAAAATCAGATGTATATTCTTTTGGGGTAGTTCTGTTAGAAGTTGTAAGTGCAAAGCCGCCGCGGGAGATTTACAGGGAATACTTGGAAGACTGCAATCAGTCTCTCGAGTCATATGCAGAGAGAAATGTTGATCGATTTCTTAAGTCAAAGATTGAACCAGATTGTTGGAAAATATTTGTTGACATCACTGAGAGATGCTTGCTTGCAGAGGGGAGGGAGAGGCCAGACATGGGGGAAGTAGAGGTGGAGCTTCAACATGCACTGCAATTTCAGGAGGAAGCTGATAGAATATGA
- the LOC130976879 gene encoding putative disease resistance protein At1g50180 codes for MVEAVVSFTIERLSDLLVEEANLLRGVKSNVEKLQTELRRMQCFLKDAERRQDQDERIQDRILEIRRLAYDAEDVIENYAINVGTKNPLYKGTYLHKVGSEIMSINSKISDLTRSLQTYGLEERDREKLRIEFENQKELRWSYSHIVEEFIVGLDEDIAQVVEWLLNQDQHSRTVFICGMGGLGKTTLAKKVYYHNAIRRHFDGFAWIYISQQCKKREVWEGILIKLTSPTKEERDEIMKLRDEELAKKLYKVQQDKKCLIILDDIWSNGDWDKMKHAFPLENTRSKIVFTSRNKAIALHVDSKGLLHEPKCLNEEASWALFQKKAFPRNDDPEFTVYNDFKRLGKEMVVKCAGLPLAIIVLGGLLATKDTVSEWETIHKYIFSYLIKGEELERQSRLAEVLDLSYYDLPYHLKPCFLYLSQFPEDSEIPTNKLIQLWVAEGVVSSQYENERGETMEDVAERYLGNLISRCMVQVGQMGSTGTIKTCRLHDLMRDLCLSKATKEQFLYIIGGVQQNSTTNSASSSSLSDARKTGGVRRLAVFLDQQVDQLIPHDELVNYRLRSLLYFHEKKCRLNDWPIIKVLFAKFKFLRVLDLEGIKGQKGQSLPKEVGNLIWLKFLSLKRTRIQILPSSLGNLENLQTLNLQTVSKVSWDSTVEIPNVISKLKRLRHLYLPSWCGNDDNQLQLEHLTNLQTLVNFPASKCNVKDLLKLKKLRKLVLNDPRYFEQFCEIFNPPNDRLECLESLSLRTDMLSFPDKAVNLEKLVLGCPSLRKLKIEGRVERLPEASLFPPHLAKLTLWGSRLMEDPMVTLEKLPNLKFLNGWEMFIGKKMACSQNGFPQLKSLVFRGLPNLEEWTVENQAMPNLYRLGISDCNKLKTVPDGLKFVSGLREIEIRWMPKSFKTRLATDGEDYHKVQHVPSIVFLN; via the exons ATGGTTGAGGCGGTTGTGTCCTTCACAATTGAAAGGCTTAGCGACCTACTTGTTGAAGAGGCCAACTTGTTGCGTGGTGTGAAAAGCAATGTCGAAAAATTGCAGACTGAACTGAGGAGGATGCAATGCTTCCTAAAAGATGCTGAGAGAAGGCAAGACCAAGATGAGAGAATCCAGGATCGGATATTAGAGATCAGAAGACTAGCTTATGATGCCGAGGATGTGATTGAGAATTATGCAATCAATGTTGGAACAAAGAATCCTCTCTACAAAGGCACCTATCTTCACAAGGTTGGGTCTGAGATTATGTCCATTAACTCTAAAATATCTGACCTCACAAGAAGCCTGCAAACTTATGGTTTAGAGGAAAGAGACAGAGAAAAATTGCGCATCGAATTTGAGAATCAAAAGGAACTAAGATGGTCTTATTCTCACATAGTTGAAGAGTTCATTGTTGGATTGGATGAGGACATAGCACAGGTGGTTGAATGGTTGTTGAATCAAGATCAGCATTCTAGAACAGTTTTCATTTGTGGGATGGGTGGTCTTGGTAAAACAACACTTGCCAAAAAAGTTTACTATCATAATGCCATTAGGCGCCACTTTGATGGTTTTGCATGGATTTATATATCTCAGCAATGCAAGAAAAGAGAAGTTTGGGAGGGAATTTTGATTAAGCTTACTTCTCCTACCAAAGAGGAGAGGGATGAGATCATGAAATTGAGGGATGAGGAATTAGCAAAGAAGCTGTACAAAGTTCAGCAAGATAAGAAATGTTTGATCATCCTTGATGACATATGGAGCAACGGGGATTGGGACAAAATGAAGCATGCCTTTCCTTTAGAAAACACAAGGAGTAAGATAGTTTTCACATCGCGCAATAAAGCCATTGCTCTGCATGTAGATAGTAAAGGCTTGCTTCATGAGCCAAAGTGCCTGAATGAAGAAGCAAGTTGGGCATTGTTTCAAAAGAAAGCTTTTCCACGAAACGACGATCCAG AGTTCACAGTCTACAATGACTTCAAGAGATTAGGCAAGGAAATGGTTGTGAAATGTGCTGGTCTGCCTTTAGCAATCATTGTGCTTGGAGGGCTCTTGGCGACGAAAGACACAGTCAGCGAGTGGGAAacaatacataaatatatattttcctaCCTGATAAAAGGAGAGGAACTTGAAAGGCAATCAAGATTAGCTGAGGTGTTGGATTTAAGTTACTATGACTTACCTTATCACCTGAAACCATGTTTTCTCTACTTAAGCCAATTCCCTGAAGACTCTGAGATACCCACAAACAAGCTAATTCAGTTGTGGGTAGCAGAAGGTGTTGTCTCATCTCAGTATGAGAATGAAAGGGGTGAGACGATGGAGGATGTCGCGGAACGCTACCTTGGTAACTTAATCAGTCGTTGCATGGTTCAAGTTGGTCAGATGGGGTCTACAGGGACAATTAAAACCTGTCGGCTACATGATTTAATGCGTGATTTGTGTTTGTCAAAGGCCACCAAGGAACAATTTCTCTACATCATTGGTGGAGTGCAACAAAATAGTACCACTAATTCTGCTTCTTCATCTAGTCTTTCTGATGCAAGAAAAACTGGTGGAGTTCGAAGACTTGCAGTGTTCTTGGATCAGCAAGTTGATCAGTTGATTCCACATGATGAGCTAGTGAATTATCGCCTCAGATCTCTTCTCTACTTTCATGAAAAGAAATGTAGATTGAATGATTGGCCTATAATCAAAGTTCTGTTTGCTAAGTTCAAATTTCTCAGAGTTTTAGACCTTGAAGGTATTAAGGGGCAAAAGGGACAGTCCTTGCCTAAAGAAGTGGGAAACTTGATTTGGCTGAAGTTTCTGAGCCTAAAAAGAACTCGCATACAGATACTGCCGTCTTCGTTGGGAAATTTGGAGAATTTGCAGACCCTGAATTTGCAAACTGTCAGCAAAGTGAGCTGGGATTCAACTGTAGAAATTCCAAATGTTATATCGAAGTTGAAGAGGTTGAGACATTTATATCTTCCCAGCTGGTGTGGCAATGATGATAACCAACTGCAGCTGGAACATCTGACCAACTTACAGACATTAGTCAATTTTCCTGCTAGCAAATGCAATGTAAAAGATCTGTTAAAGTTGaaaaaacttagaaaattggTACTAAATGATCCAAGGTACTTTGAGCAGTTCTGTGAGATTTTCAATCCCCCTAATGACAGATTGGAATGCCTTGAATCATTGTCCTTGAGGACTGATATGCTGTCGTTCCCAGATAAGGCAGTTAATCTTGAAAAGTTGGTGCTAGGATGTCCTTCCCTCCGGAAACTGAAGATAGAAGGACGTGTCGAGAGGCTGCCGGAAGCAAGCCTATTTCCTCCACACCTTGCAAAGTTAACTCTGTGGGGTTCTAGACTTATGGAAGATCCAATGGTAACACTGGAGAAGCTTCCTAACCTCAAGTTCCTGAATGGATGGGAAATGTTCATTGGAAAGAAAATGGCATGCTCACAAAATGGTTTTCCTCAACTGAAATCTTTAGTATTTCGCGGCTTGCCTAATTTGGAGGAGTGGACAGTGGAGAATCAAGCCATGCCAAATCTTTATCGATTAGGCATATCCGACTGTAACAAGTTAAAGACTGTTCCTGATGGACTGAAATTTGTTTCTGGTCTCCGGGAGATAGAGATCAGGTGGATGCCTAAATCATTCAAGACTAGGCTTGCCACTGATGGAGAGGACTACCATAAGGTTCAGCATGTGCCATCCATTGTATTTTTGAACTGA
- the LOC130973733 gene encoding receptor-like protein kinase FERONIA isoform X1, protein MMILKSLGFCGWKTNESSSSKREYKTVIEELCHQFCMEDIRKATNNLDKKLLLVEATNNFWLYKGCVKYNGTSDYTITIKRGNPTKKKNEEDSTRSYMVKEIEVLCQLRHPNIISLIGFCDNENEIIAVYEYMANGSLDDYLTNRNNQPLSWKKRLEICIGVARALHYLHSGVKRVIIHRLINSSYILLDNNMMPKLAYFGHSLQGPLSTSKPKPIIDVLQGRIGYISPELFSCGIYTDKCDVYSFGNVLLDVCGRKDKDLLVKKANIFASLHFERTSEFWLRVLSRKRIPIEEMVDPDLNGKIAPECWDAVMNIAQRCIEYEADERPTMGEVELLLERALSLQQQADDITNTNAAHYTLSSTTYIYEGPSICIDANNIEDILSHQFSRADLALMTGNFDERKIIGKGSFGELYQGRVRLKRSNR, encoded by the exons ATGATGATATTGAAATCTTTGGGGTTTTGTGGTTGGAAGACGAATGAAAGTTCATCATCAAAGAGGGAGTATAAAACAGTAATAGAAGAGCTATGCCATCAATTTTGCATGGAAGATATTAGAAAAGCAACCAACAACTTGGACAAGAAACTTCTCCTTGTAGAAGCCACCAATAATTTTTGGTTGTACAAAGGTTGTGTCAAGTATAACGGTACAAGTGATTATACAATTACAATAAAACGCGGGAACCCtactaaaaagaaaaatgaggaGGATAGCACCCGTTCATATATGGTGAAGGAAATTGAGGTGCTATGTCAGCTTCGTCACCCAAATATAATCTCACTTATAGGCTTCTGCGACAATGAAAATGAAATCATTGCTGTGTACGAATACATGGCCAATGGATCACTTGATGATTACTTGACAAATAGGAATAACCAACCACTTTCATGGAAGAAAAGACTAGAGATCTGCATCGGAGTAGCACGTGCTCTACACTATCTTCACTCAGGAGTCAAGCGCGTTATCATTCATCGTCTTATAAATTCAAGTTATATTCTTTTGGATAACAATATGATGCCCAAACTTGCATATTTTGGACATTCCTTGCAAGGACCACTCTCTACCTCCAAGCCAAAACCAATTATAGATGTTCTTCAGg GTAGAATTGGATACATCTCCCCTGAACTTTTTTCTTGTGGCATCTACACTGATAAATGTGATGTTTACTCTTTTGGTAACGTTCTACTAGATGTATGCGGCAGAAAGGACAAGGATTTGTTGGTCAAGAAGGCCAATATATTTGCAAGCCTACACTTCGAGAGGACGAGTGAATTCTGGTTAAGGGTGCTCTCACGTAAGAGGATCCCTATAGAAGAGATGGTTGATCCAGATCTTAACGGAAAGATTGCTCCCGAGTGTTGGGATGCAGTAATGAATATTGCTCAAAGATGCATAGAATATGAAGCAGATGAGCGACCAACAATGGGTGAAGTAGAGTTGTTGCTTGAGCGTGCTCTCTCATTGCAGCAACAAGCTGATGATATTACAAACACCAATGCTGCTCATTACACCTTATCCTCCACCACCTATATTTATGAGGGACCATCAATTTGTATTGATGCCAATAACATAGAGGATATACTAAGCCATCAATTTTCCCGAGCTGATCTTGCACTAATGACCGGAAATTTCGATGAGAGAAAAATAATTGGAAAAGGTAGTTTTGGGGAATTGTACCAAGGTCGTGTCAGACTTAAAAGGTCTAACAGATAA
- the LOC130973733 gene encoding receptor-like protein kinase FERONIA isoform X3 codes for MEDIRKATNNLDKKLLLVEATNNFWLYKGCVKYNGTSDYTITIKRGNPTKKKNEEDSTRSYMVKEIEVLCQLRHPNIISLIGFCDNENEIIAVYEYMANGSLDDYLTNRNNQPLSWKKRLEICIGVARALHYLHSGVKRVIIHRLINSSYILLDNNMMPKLAYFGHSLQGPLSTSKPKPIIDVLQGRIGYISPELFSCGIYTDKCDVYSFGNVLLDVCGRKDKDLLVKKANIFASLHFERTSEFWLRVLSRKRIPIEEMVDPDLNGKIAPECWDAVMNIAQRCIEYEADERPTMGEVELLLERALSLQQQADDITNTNAAHYTLSSTTYIYEGPSICIDANNIEDILSHQFSRADLALMTGNFDERKIIGKGSFGELYQGRVRLKRSNR; via the exons ATGGAAGATATTAGAAAAGCAACCAACAACTTGGACAAGAAACTTCTCCTTGTAGAAGCCACCAATAATTTTTGGTTGTACAAAGGTTGTGTCAAGTATAACGGTACAAGTGATTATACAATTACAATAAAACGCGGGAACCCtactaaaaagaaaaatgaggaGGATAGCACCCGTTCATATATGGTGAAGGAAATTGAGGTGCTATGTCAGCTTCGTCACCCAAATATAATCTCACTTATAGGCTTCTGCGACAATGAAAATGAAATCATTGCTGTGTACGAATACATGGCCAATGGATCACTTGATGATTACTTGACAAATAGGAATAACCAACCACTTTCATGGAAGAAAAGACTAGAGATCTGCATCGGAGTAGCACGTGCTCTACACTATCTTCACTCAGGAGTCAAGCGCGTTATCATTCATCGTCTTATAAATTCAAGTTATATTCTTTTGGATAACAATATGATGCCCAAACTTGCATATTTTGGACATTCCTTGCAAGGACCACTCTCTACCTCCAAGCCAAAACCAATTATAGATGTTCTTCAGg GTAGAATTGGATACATCTCCCCTGAACTTTTTTCTTGTGGCATCTACACTGATAAATGTGATGTTTACTCTTTTGGTAACGTTCTACTAGATGTATGCGGCAGAAAGGACAAGGATTTGTTGGTCAAGAAGGCCAATATATTTGCAAGCCTACACTTCGAGAGGACGAGTGAATTCTGGTTAAGGGTGCTCTCACGTAAGAGGATCCCTATAGAAGAGATGGTTGATCCAGATCTTAACGGAAAGATTGCTCCCGAGTGTTGGGATGCAGTAATGAATATTGCTCAAAGATGCATAGAATATGAAGCAGATGAGCGACCAACAATGGGTGAAGTAGAGTTGTTGCTTGAGCGTGCTCTCTCATTGCAGCAACAAGCTGATGATATTACAAACACCAATGCTGCTCATTACACCTTATCCTCCACCACCTATATTTATGAGGGACCATCAATTTGTATTGATGCCAATAACATAGAGGATATACTAAGCCATCAATTTTCCCGAGCTGATCTTGCACTAATGACCGGAAATTTCGATGAGAGAAAAATAATTGGAAAAGGTAGTTTTGGGGAATTGTACCAAGGTCGTGTCAGACTTAAAAGGTCTAACAGATAA
- the LOC130976884 gene encoding receptor-like protein kinase FERONIA has translation MLVQDQYSILFQNTAQKMGVLSVLSCFIKPSSDSNPTLMSAKPPSSIVNELCHQFSLAEIQAAIARNSNEFSKLGQPRGLKNVFKGYLQNSNIPIAIKRCSIGSFSQQLFSEFKNEIVLLCQLHHPNLMPLTGFCIERNKLIIVYEYMSNGSLVDHLHHINHDPLSWKRRLQICIGVARGLHYLHTGAKHVIVHRHIKTSNILLDDNWEPKVSGLSLSKRVPLSISKSLIRVESDVKGTFGYLDPEYVRTGMLTEKSDVFSFGVVLLEVVSTRTIQKERLYNQIHSMKSYAEEIVDPFLKSKIDPDCWRTFVDITERCLAEDGRERPDMGEVELELEHALQLQEEADAKIIGSENFDRI, from the coding sequence ATGTTAGTCCAAGACCAATATTCAATCTTGTTCCAAAACACAGCACAAAAAATGGGTGTTCTTTCAGTTTTGTCTTGTTTCATTAAACCATCTTCTGATTCTAATCCAACACTCATGTCAGCAAAACCACCTTCATCCATTGTAAATGAACTTTGCCATCAGTTTTCTCTTGCAGAGATACAAGCAGCAATAGCAAGAAATTCCAACGAGTTTTCGAAACTAGGACAACCCCGTGGATTAAAGAATGTTTTCAAAGGTTATCTGCAGAATAGTAATATCCCAATTGCCATCAAGAGGTGCAGCATTGGATCATTTTCACAGCAGCTGTTCTCAGAGTTCAAGAATGAGATTGTCTTGCTTTGTCAGCTGCACCATCCTAATCTCATGCCTCTAACCGGATTCTGTATCGAAAGAAACAAGTTGATTATCGTGTATGAATACATGTCTAATGGCTCCCTTGTTGATCATCTTCATCATATAAACCATGATCCACTTTCATGGAAGAGGAGGCTTCAAATTTGCATAGGTGTGGCTCGTGGACTTCACTATCTTCACACTGGAGCCAAGCATGTTATCGTCCACCGCCACATTAAGACAAGTAACATTCTTTTGGATGATAACTGGGAGCCTAAAGTTTCAGGTTTGTCACTGTCCAAAAGGGTTCCTCTTAGTATCTCAAAGTCATTGATCAGAGTGGAGTCAGATGTAAAAGGAACATTTGGATATCTTGATCCAGAATATGTAAGAACCGGAATGCTTACCGAAAAATCAGATGTATTTTCATTCGGTGTAGTTTTGTTAGAGGTTGTGAGTACAAGAACAATACAAAAGGAACGTTTGTATAACCAGATTCATTCAATGAAATCATATGCAGAGGAAATTGTTGATCCATTTCTCAAGTCAAAGATTGATCCAGATTGTTGGAGAACTTTTGTTGACATCACTGAGAGATGTTTGGCTGAAGATGGAAGGGAGAGGCCAGACATGGGGGAAGTGGAGTTGGAGCTTGAACATGCACTGCAATTGCAAGAGGAAGCTGATGCCAAGATTATTGGTTCAGAAAATTTTGATAGAatatga